From the Thunnus albacares chromosome 24, fThuAlb1.1, whole genome shotgun sequence genome, one window contains:
- the ddx3xb gene encoding DEAD-box helicase 3 X-linked b isoform X5: MSHVAVENVHGLEQQLAVLDLTAADGQGGGTNRRYIPPHLRNKDASKNGNAFAAGRQGGYTIAPAANYGWDGGRNNFVNGYHDNRMGGGNTFNRGPPRMERGRGGVGGGGYRGNRGGAFNPINPAQPMGFGGYENKDAGGWNTAKDAYSSFGNNRGKSAFFNDRGNANRGRFDHGGFGGGGGGGNSRWVEESRDDGDWSKPTPRNERLEHELFSGSNTGINFEKYDDIPVEATGQNCPHHIESFQDVDMGEIVMGNIALSRYTRPTPVQKYAIPIVKSKRDLMACAQTGSGKTAAFLLPILSQIYTEGPGEALTAAKANGQENGKYGRRKQYPISLVLAPTRELALQIYDEARKFSYRSRVRPCVVYGGADIGQQIRDLERGCHLLVATPGRLVDMMERGKIGLDYCNYLVLDEADRMLDMGFEPQIRRIVEQDTMPPKGIRQTMMFSATFPKEIQILARDFLDEYIFLAVGRVGSTSENITQKVVWVEESDKRSFLLDLLSATVIPSEVQDNTGDNIEKPGKDSLTLVFVETKKGADALEDFLYREGYACTSIHGDRSQRDREEALNQFRSGKCPILVATAVAARGLDISNVKHVINFDLPSDIEEYVHRIGRTGRVGNLGLATSFFNDKNGNITKDLLDILVEAKQEVPSWLESLAYEHQHKSSNRGRSKRFSGGFGARDYRQTAAGGNAGAFVGRGGRNQAGHGGNRGFGGGGFGNFYNSDGYGGNYSHSQVDWWGN, encoded by the exons ATGAGTCATGTGGCCGTCGAAAATGTCCACGGTCTAGAGCAGCAG CTCGCTGTCCTAGACTTGACCGCAGCAGACGGGCAGGGGGGAGGCACCAACC GGCGATACATTCCTCCACATTTACGGAACAAAGACGCTTCCAAAAATG GAAATGCCTTTGCTGCTGGTCGACAGGGTGGCTACACCATAGCACCTGCAGCCAACT ATGGCTGGGACGGGGGGCGCAACAACTTTGTTAACGGCTACCATGACAACCGCATGGGGGGCGGCAACACGTTCAACCGCGGCCCGCCTCGCATGGAACGGGGCCGAGGTGGCGTCGGAGGAGGTGGTTACCGCGGCAACAGGGGCGGAGCCTTCAACCCCATCAACCCAGCTCAGCCAATGGGCTTCGGTGGCTACGAAAATAAAG ACGCAGGCGGCTGGAACACTGCCAAAGACGCCTATAGCAGTTTTGGCAACAACCGAGGAAAGTCTGCGTTCTTCAATGACAGAGGCAATGCTAACAGAGGGAG gTTCGATCACGGTGGAtttggtggtggaggaggaggaggaaacagccGCTGGGTGGAGGAGTCTAGAGATGACGGAGACTGGTCCAAACCAACGCCACGTAACGAACGCCTTGAACA TGAGTTGTTCTCCGGTAGTAACACTGGGATTAACTTTGAGAAATACGATGACATTCCTGTTGAGGCCACAGGACAGAACTGCCCTCATCACATCGAGAGT TTCCAAGATGTAGACATGGGTGAGATTGTGATGGGTAACATTGCTCTGAGTCGCTACACCAGACCAACCCCGGTCCAGAAATATGCCATTCCTATTGTCAAGTCCAAGCGAGACCTCATGGCCTGTGCACAGACAG GTTCTGGGAAGACAGCAGCGTTCCTGCTGCCCATTCTCAGCCAGATCTACACTGAGGGACCAGGAGAAGCTCTTACTGCAGCTAAAGCCAATGGACAG GAGAATGGAAAGTATGGGCGTCGTAAGCAATACCCCATCTCCCTGGTACTGGCTCCGACCAGAGAACTGGCACTGCAGATATACGATGAAGCCAGGAag TTTTCCTACCGCTCCAGAGTGCGTCCCTGTGTTGTGTACGGAGGAGCGGACATCGGCCAGCAGATCAGAGATCTGGAGAGAggctgccacctgctggtggCCACACCTGGAAGACTGGTGGACATGATGGAGAGGGGCAAGATTGGACTGGACTACTGCAA CTATCTTGTCCTGGATGAGGCTGATCGTATGTTGGACATGGGCTTTGAACCACAGATAAGACGCATCGTTGAACAGGACACCATGCCTCCTAAAGGCATCCGACAGACCATGATGTTCAGCGCTACCTTTCCTAAAGAGATCCAG ATCCTGGCCAGGGATTTCCTGGATGAGTACATCTTCCTGGCGGTAGGCAGAGTTGGTTCCACCTCAGAGAACATCACTCAGAAAGTAGTGTGGGTGGAAGAGAGCGATAAGAGGTCTTTTCTCCTGGACCTGCTCAGCGCTACAG TCATCCCCAGCGAGGTACAGGACAATACTGGAGACAACATAGAGAAACCTG GTAAGGACTCGTTGACTCTGGTGTTTGTGGAGACCAAGAAAGGTGCTGACGCTTTGGAGGACTTTCTGTATCGGGAAGGCTACGCCTGCACCAGTATCCATGGTGACCGCtcccagagagacagagaggaggccCTAAACCAGTTCAGATCAGGAAAATGCCCCATTTTGGTGGCCACAGCG GTAGCAGCTCGGGGTCTGGACATCTCCAATGTGAAACATGTCATTAACTTTGACCTGCCAAGCGACATAGAGGAGTATGTCCACCGTATTGGACGTACAGGACGAGTAGGAAACCTTG GACTGGCCACATCGTTCTTCAATGACAAGAATGGGAACATTACTAAAGACCTGCTGGACATCCTGGTAGAGGCCAAACAGGAGGTTCCCTCATGGCTTGAGAGCCTGGCTTATGAACACCAGCACAAGAGCAGCAACAGAGGACGCTCTAAGAG GTTCTCTGGTGGTTTTGGAGCACGTGATTACCGCCAGACAGCTGCCGGAGGCAACGCTGGAGCGTTTGTAGGACGTGGAGGTCGTAACCAGGCAGGACATGGCGGAAACCGTGGCtttggaggag GTGGTTTCGGTAACTTCTACAACAGCGACGGCTATGGAGGCAACTACTCACACTCTCAAGTTGACTGGTGGGGCAACTAG